The genomic window TTTGCTATCATACATGCATGTTACATGGGGCCATCGCCCTGTCCTACGTACCGGACTCCATCGCGTCCAACGTTCGGCTCGTGTTTGCCCCCGTCTCACCTTGCCGAGGGACAATTGCGGTTGAGCCACTGTTGCTCATTTCAGTAGCGCGCCGCCTCtggctctcctcttccctctcgcTGATGTCCCTGAAGTGGGCATGAGGCCAGAAACCTGCGGCCATTGGGTGGATTATGGTTGTTTGTTACATCAAATTCAGCAAGCACACATTAGCTTGTATCGACAGACAAAGCAACGGAAAGTGCAGTTTCATAATTGCAAAATTAAAATAAATTGGTGTAGTCTGTTTCCGGAATATAGCCAAACATATGGTTCTAGTCAACTTATTTTCCTTCAAGATCTAAGATTTGGTATTTGTGGAATACGAGTATACAACATTTAGGGCCTTTTTAGTCACAAGATTATGGAAAGATAGGCATACGAAAGACACATAAATAGAATATGAATCCATGTGTAAAGCAGAGGAGTTAAAAACACAATCTTGTGAGCATGGATGTTCAAGAGTAGGAAGAAAAGTATATGAATAGTAATAAAGACAACCAAATTAAAGTCAAATCACATGAAAAGTATATAATTAGGATGTTATCGTCCCACTAAAGACCTTCATCTCGTACTTCATAGGTAATCCAATAAATTGTAAAATTAGTGTATTTTTCATTTAAGCAGACACTGAAAGACATTTCCTCCATTTCACTGAACCAAGAGGTTTGCTTTATTACACCCGAGCATGGTGTAGCGGCTTCTACACTTCACTCCATAACGTTTTCTACAACATGTTACTGATACGTGCCACTTTATTTTGTTTTAAGGAGGAGAAAAGAACTAAATAAGAATATCAACATGTTTCTTGTGCAACAAGTGACTTATTTAAACCCATGGCTTCATGGGATATTTTCCCCCATGCATTTGTCTTCTACATTTTGTATTAGGTTGATTCTCCAACATATTTATGTTGCATCCAAGACAAGGTAATGCGATTTCTCCACTATTTTGTATTTTTAGATGTTACTTGATTCTTTTGTAAAACAATTTCTTGAATAAACATCATTGGAATTTATTTCCCTCATGGGTAGTTGTCCATAAACAAACATTTTTATTGAATTTCATCAACATATTGCCTACACCTAATTTGTTGTGGACTTTGATAACCAGCAAACATCGGATTTTCAAGCATGGCAAAAAGAACATTTTTATGACAATTTATGTTGTGAGGATGGTAATTTCTTTTATCAAGCATTTTTGTTAAATATTTCCCTTTGTTTTAGAATCGTGCAATAACTTTCCTATATGCATGGATCCGTTGTGGGGTCGATGTCTTAAAGGGTAGCTAGCATTTTCCTGGTGTTCATTGTACTTTAATTGTTCATACTAGGTACACGTATTACTCTTCTGTTTTGATGTGTCTTAAATTCTTAAAAGATGTGCCGCAaattttccctcaaaaaaagtgTCTCAAATTCACACAAACACATCAAATCTAACGGCATAATCAGCTTGACTATATTGTGGCTCAATTTTTTTAGCTAGTTGTAACAACCCAGATGTAATGCATGAGATTTGTCAACCATAATTATAAACTATGTTGGATGCCATGATCATTTTGTTGTGCCATTGCCATATTCAtgattcatacatcatgatcatattgttaTGTTGCATTTTTGCATCCTTGTTGTGTTGCATTTTGTATGGTATTGTCATCGTGGCCCCCCTCCTTCATCTCCATTTGTTTTGCTTCTTCATCAATCCATCAAGATACTTCCTCAAGTGCAAACCTTCACCTCACTCTTCCTTCTTTGAATTTTGGCTTTTATTCCGAGTGACATCtttctggtccagaaaaatgtCCAACCTTTTCCTATAAATATTAGACCATGCCAATAACCACTCCTCCAAGTTTCAGCAATTTTGGAGATGTTCTGGACAGAGGGGCACAACTACTTGGCAACCTGATTAGTTGGTATGGGCAAATTAGACGGCATCACAGACCGTGGTGAGGTCTACGAGGGTCACTCCAGCTACTTGGCAACCTGATTGGGGAGTCACTTGTGGACCTCGCCCCAGTCCATTTGCGTTGCCACCAGCGGGATTTCAAGACCCAAGTACACGCATCCATTTTCCCTTCTGCCCTTTATGTTTGCCTTTCCTTGAAGCTCTCAATTGTCTCCATGATGGCTTCTCCTGCTCTATTTCAACTAGATCATCTTGTACACCGTCGTCTGAGATGATTTGGACATATACAATGCAGGTCTTCAGAAGCTCCGTGTGCAGTAGAAGATTAAAGTGTGCGGATAATGTCAAGAGTGGCCGGGGTAGAACAAACTTGACAGGAGAGGAGTTCGTAAAGAGACGGAAtgtcaccaaagaactagccatggacaggggtgcgtggaagttagctatccacgtgCCAGGACCATTACTAGGTTTCGTGATCTTAATTGTTTCAACTCTAGCTACCCCAATTTATTTGGGCTGGAatactttgttgttgttgttgttgtacattTTAATCTGCACTGTAGACTTACATAGAGATTTTAAAACCCTTATAGAGAGGGTGTGCCAAAGTATAGTACTTCAACTAAACAAGAAATCTTACAATGCTCCCACATTATTAAGGGTTGTCCATTAATATTGATCTAAGGCTAGGAACTTCTTCTTTGAAAAGGAGGCTGAAACCCTCTAGTGGCTAGGATGGTGTACTACTTTGTACTAGAAGGTAAGAGGTAACTTTGGCTATGGCTAAACAAGTTTATTGCACACTTGTGCCGAGGTGCAAGAAATGTATTCGTTAAACATATTGTGTCAACATAGGTATACAAAAGACTCGTTGAGCAACACTACAAATATGGCTATGCAATTTGATTAGAAATATAAGATAGATATGCAATTTTAAAGTATGAAAAAACAACATAATAATCATTGTCATTTAGATGTTAGTTTAAGACGTTTATTAAACGTGCATATGTTAAATTACTTGGTATGGCTATGCAATCAAGCATGACACTTGTGGACAGAATGCATCTATTCAGACCAATTAACTGGAACATTATCAAGATTCCATGGTGAGATAAGGTGGAGCCTCTTTAAAAAGCTCAACTAAATGGATGAATAGTACTGTTAACggaattttttttctcttcttattgTTTTTCTATTCTTCACTTTTTCTATGCACCAAAGAGGGCCTTGACATGTAACTGAAAGTCCTTAGTCCTGATATGAAATACTCCAGATGCACCAAGAGTCCAGAAGAAGTATACCTTTGTCATCAGAGGGTGGTGGAAAGAACTGCAGGTAGCAAACAGACGCAACCACCATTCCTTCATGGACATGACAAACCTCGTCAGCAGCGAAGAGAGTTTGGAGATTTCCCggaaaaaaagaaatagaaaagaaaaatgaagagtTCAGAGATAACAAAGAATAGGCGCGAGCTTCTGACCAAGGATGCCGCCCGCGAAGACGTCCTGCCAATGGTGCCAGTAGTCATCTACCCGCGAGATGGCGATGACGGCGGCGAGCAGGAGAGGCAGGATGACGACGCACAGCTTGGCGACGTGCCCTCGTCGGTCGAAGACGGTGATCTTCCCGGCGAGGTACCACGACAGGAACCCCAGGCCGGCAAAGGACCCTGCGCCACCGCACGACCACAAGATTAATTAGTAGCCATCGAGCACACAGAACAGAACAGCACACGTAGAAAAACCATACTGACACACTGTTATGTTGCTGGCATCGGTTTGTGACAGTAACGGTGCATCTGATGAATCTAATGAAGTGAGTGGCGTAATGGAGTCATACAGGAAGAGTGGCCACTTGGGAAGCTCTTGTGGCCTTCTTTAATCACGCTAGCGTCGCCGTGGCATATGACTGCTGTGGTAATGTTGTCGTACACCTGGACAACAAAGGGGCCAGTCTAAGTTTGGGTTGCAAGCAAAGGGATATCTGAAGCTCACTTGGAGTTTGTGAGTAAGCTGTAAAATTCAGAGAAATCCGAGTGATTGTTATTGCTACAGCATACAGCGATTCCATCAGGGAAGCAGCGCCAGAAGAAGTTGGGTCGCGGACGGCCCACGGCGTTCTTGATCGCATCCGTCAGGACGCCGGTGATCAGCACAGAAAACAGAATACCTGCTTGTTCAATTGAGGCGCATCAGAAGGAAACCAAGAGGATATAATCGAGACTTGTTTTTTTCTGAGCACTGCATTTTCATTAACAACTTGGGGGAAACTACATAAACAAAGTACCAATTGTAGCATGGTGCAAATCATACGCATTCCTCCTCCAGATGTAGATGGCGATGAAAATGAGCATAGGTGCAATGACAGCAACGATCTGCGTGAAAAAAAAATAAGTTTCAAGCTCAGGAGATGCATTCTTCCAAATTTAAATGACAGAGTAAACATGTGGGAGAGGCGCACGCACCGGCACGGTCCAGACCGGGACGGTGTTGCTCTTCATGGGGTATCTGAGGTCCGCGATCATGCCTTCGCCGACGAAGCGGTGGAACGGCTCTATGGCGTTGAGGACACCTTCCATGGCGATCAGGAGGAGCAGCGCAACCCAGTCGTAGGTGTGCAACCTGACGATCCTGGCACCATGAGACTGCATCATGGCGAAGGGGAACGGGCACGCCGGAGCATTGGTACACGCCGGCGCCTGCATCTCAGCCTCTCCTCTGTCTCTGTCGATCTAACACTACTTATCCGTTCTAGTGAATGCAGGAGTAGAGACAGTGATGTTAGCGTATTTGCTCTCGACTCCGGACTCTTCCGTTTTCTTTTATTCCGTTGTGGGGCGGCCCTTGTTTATAGCACACAGAATGGAGGACTTGAAGACGACTGGCAGTTGCGAGGAAAATTTCGAACTCGGCTATGTACTTATGTCCTTATATTTTTGTAGACCACAAGATTTAAATGACTGACTGGGAATCTGCACGGAGTTGACTGACTTGCTGCAGCGCGTTTGGACAGCGACTGCAAACCGCGTTCTACGCGGTACCCACTAGGTCCACTACCAGTTATATATGTACTGCTTGCTTGCATTTCTATGCAATGGCAATGGCAGAATCAAATCGTGCTCTCAGGTCCTTGAAAATTTTATCACCAGTAAGTACTAGCTGACCTGTACCCGCGGATCTGAGAAACTACTACTAGTGTACCAATTCCAGCTTGAGAAGAACCAGCGATTTAGAAACGAGAACTGAAATAACAATTAGTGCCAATTCTACACATCACTGCCAGCGGACCTGAGAAAATACTAAACTCATCTTCGGTAGTACCCGCGGATCTGAGAAGTAATCATCTTCAGTATGACGGTATCCAGTTTGAGAAGCAACCATCTTCAGTACGTATGACAGTATCCAGTTTGAGAAGCAACCATTTTAGGTACTCCCTTTCTCTCAGTTTATACTTTATAGGGCGTGCGCATACccttaggtcgtcaatttgaccaacctaacacaagtcatatattacaaaaaatatatcaatataaacttGAGATGTTCTACTTTCAAaaagtataatttttgtgttatataatttatattagagtgatatatatagtttatattagagtgataaaattgacaacctagataTATGCATAGGACTGAGACGCAAGGAGTATCTGAGAAACAACTAGCACTAATTCCAGTTTGAGAAGCAACCAGCAATGAAAACGTAACCGCGTGACCTTCAAGCCTTCTTTGATCAGTACCTGTAGACCATTTTCCAGGAAAACCTTCGTAGGATAGGCCAATGGAACCAAAAACTGAAGAAACACTTTGAATGTCAGATTTGTGGGCTTTACCCTCCACGAAGGAAAGGAGCCCTTTCAGAAATTCTCGATGGCCCCGGAGGGCCAAAGAGGGGGTTTGGAAATAGTTTTCAACCAGCAATTGACGCGCCTCGGTATAACCTCACTAGCTGCGTCATTGCCCCAAGCGCAAAGATGCCTTCTCCCGTCCGCCCATCGCCCCATCTTATACCCGGCCACCCCTCGCGCTCTTTCCCCCGCAACCAATGTGGTACAAAACTAACACAACCCCCCTGCACGGAGCAAAACAGACCGACTCAATTAATTAGGAGGAGCGGGCGGGCCAGCAATCCTTGTTGGGCCGTGCCTTCCCCTGGCCCATGCAAACCGGGGAGCCCAGCCAGAAGGCAGGTGATCCGGAGTCTCCTCCTCTGCGCTGCGCTTCtctgcttctttcttcttcctcctcccgcaagccGACCTACGCCTCTGTACGCTCGGCGAGCCCGAGAAAAGTGCGGGATGAAGACGAGGTCGCAGACCACCCCGAAGCCACTCAATACGGTGCGGCTGCCCCCCGTGGAGAGCCCCCGCGcgaggccgaggccgaagccgaAGCCGAGGCCGGAGACGCGGAAGAAGGGGGCCCTCGGCGACCTCCGACGCCCCAAGAAGCCCCCCACCGCCTTCTTCTATTTCATGTATGTCCAATTATTCTTCTGTAGTTGATCTCTTCTCCACTAACTGGCGACTGCTCTGTTGAGAAGCAATTGGGATGCGGTATTAGGGGTTTCTCCGGCTTCTCGGCTGGTTTGCTCGCTCGCACTAGTTAGGATATTTCAGCTTTAGGGATTGCCCGGAGTTCTGTTGCGAAACTTCGAATCGATGCGCGCCTTAGTGCTGCCCTGGCAATATGGTGGTCTTCTCAAGATGTTTATCTCAGTCTCGGCCTCTCGGGGGTACATTTGCTTGCTCTCTAGTCGATGGCTCCGCGCGCTGTTGTAGCCTGTGCAACCTGTGTTCTCCTTTTCCTTCTACAAAATAGTTGTGCAGCCATGTTTAAACCTATGTTTACTGTCAATGGGAACTGTTTGCTTTTGTTTTCGTATCTTGCTCCAAGCCTCCAAGTAAGTGATAAGTGATAACCGTGGCCTGAACCATCCCTTTTCATAGGCTAGAGGCAGTTTATTTTTCGATCCCAAGTTCACAACTGAGAGACCATCGGATTCTGCTATGTCATTAACAAAGTGTTCATACTACACAATGCGCGATATGCAGCACCTTTATTTCTTATCTGATTGGCATAATGGACTCGCTGAAGTTATTGGCTTATCGTGCTCGGTTCAGAGTAGCACCGGAAATGGTTAATCACTAATGTATAAACAAAAATGTACTATGTGCTGTTGACTTATCCGAATGTTGATGTTCCAAAATGCTTCAAGTACTGACAAAGAATAACTGCTCCTCGCAACTAAAGAATAGCTGATCCTCGCAAGAAAAGATTAACTGCAATAGGAGTATAGGACATTGTCGCTGCACCATATAAATGTTTTCTGCTTCATCCAGTCATCATTGTTCAATATACTGATTGATTTTCCTTTGGGTTCTTCACATGGCTTTAGGTGTAACACAAATACCAAACTTCCTTTCTGCTGTCCTGGTGTTGAACATTGATCTATCATGAACATAATGATTGCGGGGATAAACAATATTCCTCTGTCCATCGTAAACTGTTAACCAGGGCACCAGGCTAAAATGATCAAATAAATAACAAAACTGCTGTAAATACGATCTTGAATATACATTTGCATCCGACACGGAGATCAATTGGTTTAACAATGCTGGAAGACTGCGTCGGACGGTGGCTGGAGTGCATCGGACATAAATCGTACATGGATGTGACGTACTCATAGCAGCGTTCAATAAATAATGCAAACATGCTGTGGTATCCAGCAACATTTGAATAGTTGATGCGATTTGTGTTGCCAAACACCTATCTCGGTCTTGGTGCGATCACAGATTGCATGCCTCACTACATGTCTGATTTCATAGCACTCCTTATGTTCCACGTTTTTGTATTATAATTGTTTAATTAATCGTCTAATTAGAAATATCTGTAGGCAAACGTAGGTTTTTCTTCACAAGAACCCAGTTCATTTCCGTGGGGATCAAGAAAGAATACTGTGTTCCAAATGGGGCCTTAATGTTCTCTACATTTATATGATCATTTCACTGCCCTGGTTAAGATGTTTCATCTCTTGCACTGAACCAATTTTACTGAAGCTGTTATATTCTCTTGAAGGGAGGATTTCCGGAAAACGTTTCAGGTAGAAAATCCAAGTGTAAAAGCAATGCAGGATGTAAGTTTCCATGTTTCCATCATTTAAATTTGAAGCTTTAAGTTGGCCTTCTTAGTCGTGTAATGTAATATACCTTTCACTGCAGGTAGGGAAGGCATGCGGCGAGAAATGGAATAAAATGGCATTTGAGGTTGGTATTTTCCCTCCGATAGCCTGATGATGTCTGTTAGGTAGCTAGTCACCACACCATCTTGCTGCCTGGTAGTATAATATGGTTGATAGCAATATATGAAGCGGAAATGTAGTTTGGTTTCTTTGATGATTCACTTATTTCTGTTTTGTTATGGGAAATCAATAGAAGCTTCTTTCTCAAATCATGAAATGCAAGACCTTGCCTTGATATTTTATTCAGCAAGATTGAAATTTCACAACGTCCTTTTCTGCCTGCCCCTTGTACCTTGTCGATGTGCCTAGTAGCTAGATCAATTTCATTGCTTATCCCAATCCAGAGAAACAGCTGAAGGGATGCACTGACAATGGTTGTAGGTTTAAGAGTGGAAGTTTCATGACCTGTATACTCAAAATTGATTTTGTAGGATGTAAGCTAAGATTCCTATTGATGATGGTACACTATGGTACACTCACAACGTCCTTTTCTGCCTGCCCCTTGTACCTTGTCGATGTGCCTAGTAGCTAGATCAATTTCATTGCTTATCCCAAATTCCCAATCCAGAGAAACAGCTGAAGGGATGCACTGACAATGGTTGTAGGTTTAAGAGTGGAAGTTTCATGACCTGTATACTCAAAATTGATTTTGTAGGATGTAAGCTAAGATTCCTATTGATGATGGTACACTATTGCACATTTACTATGGTTTACAATTTGATTAGTAGGTTTATCGTTTCTATTTAGCTGGCTACACTTAAAAAATTTGAAGTCCCTACCTGTAGCCAGTTCTACACATATGAATCCACTTAACATTGATGATGGTAATGACCTATCTTTGCTAATACCGATCATATTATTGTGAAATTTCTCATTTAGGAAATGTAATTTGACACATAATTATTTAGCAGTTATGTCTTCTCGTTGACTTGTGTAAGACCACATtacataattttggtagaattataaggcatgtacaatggtcgataaggtagtcttatcttaaaccttgcatgtaatttagagatgacaaaaaaacatgtctacaatgggtcatctcttagccttatcttcaataactagttattcctaaaaacgtggtgagacatattgtgctaagggcatgtacaatggttgatgaggcggtcttatcttaagtcttgcatgtattttagagatgacaaaaaaatatgtctacaatgggttatatcttagccttatcttcaataacttgtcattccttaaaacatggtgagacaaactgtgctaagagatcatctcttgtcttctcttaaataagagaagacaaaccttttcttattagttctctctcctccacatcatcatttatcctacgtggcactcctaagatagcaccattgtacatgccctaagagatcatctcttgccttcttatgatttctctctcccccacctcatcatttatcctacgtggcattgcaaagatagaaccattgtacatgccctaaaccGTCTTCTAACTGTAAAAGATCTATTCAAATTTATGCTTACAAAAGGAAAATATGTTGCCAAAACTGCTAGACAATACATTATGCTTCATATCCTGCTGATGTTAACattttcaccttgttcattgcacCAGGAAAAGGTGAAGTATTATGATCTAGCTACCGAGAGGCGTGCTGAGTTTGAGAAGGCGATGGCTCAATATAACAAGAAAAAGGTGTCTGTTGTACATGTATGTGCATATTTTATCCTATTTTTCGTTCATCTGATCATTTTTTATCCTACTTCATGTAGATGAACGGTGAATTGTCTGAAGAATCAGAGTAGAAGTGAACATTGGGTTCTGTTGATGCCACAAGTTAACTGGATGAATCATTCAATTGTATATTACATGCCTGAACATTGTATGAATTCTATTATCTATAGATGGCTGGAATTCTATACACCGAAATGTAACGTCAGTGTTACAATGACTCACTTCAGTCTCATATTGGCGCTATTCACCGGAACGGCCGAACCAGTGTGTTATGGGCAGTACGTTTACTGTTTCCGAGTGACATTTCAATAGCTGTAAATCTTAATCATAAGTCGGGCTCTCGTACACATTAATTGAACAGTAAACTTGTTTTTTTATATGACAATATCCTACTGGTTGACAACTAAAGTAAAAGTACTATGAGTGTGAAAATGTTAATAACGACTCCGTGGCCCAATGGATAAGGCGCTGGTGTACGAAACCAGAGATTCTGGGTTCGATCCCCAGCGGAGTCGTTTTTCTTTGTTTAATACAGTTTTGTTCGTTCCATTTTGGTATTTCGGATGCAGTTTCGTTTTTCTTTTGGGAGTGTCTAACTATCAATACGTCTGTTTTTCAAAGTGGTTTAGGTTGTTTTTTAGTCCAGTCATTTGATGACATGTGGCTTCATTTGTTTTTTCAGCCCAACTCTCGAATGAAAGCAAAGTGATTGTTTTCGTTTCACTTTCAGGTCGAATTCCCCTTCCCCCCCTCTCGACCTTCTAATGGGCCGGGTTTGCAGATATAGTTCACGGACccaaaaaaaaacaggcaaaaacgCAATCCACCAAGAAAGTTGTGTAGCTCGCCAAACCAAGCAGCTGGGCATCAGCTCACGACAGCTCCCCATGGTTGAACCACTCAGATACGGTTCCAAATTCagtaaaaaaaaagaagagaaaaaggaaTCTTACCTTATGATTCATGCAAAAAAAAGACACTTGGAAAAGAGAGAGATACCATAGTTGTTGCTGGCATTCCTATACAAAAAAGAAGACATATCATAAATTGCCACATCAGGTAAAAAACCAAAAATGAACTGACCTTGAGGAAATTAGCTCTTTGTTTAATACAGTTTTGTTCGTTCCATTTTGGTATTTCGGATGCAGTTTCGTTTTTCTTTTGGGAGTGTCTAACTATCATACGTCTGTTTTTCAAAGTGGTTTAGGTTGTTTTTTAGTCCAGTCATTTGATGACATGTGGCGTCATTTGTTTTTTCAGCCCAACTCTCGAATGAAAGGAAAGCGATTGTTTTCGTTTCACTTTCAGGTCGAATTCCCCTTTCCCCCCTCTCGACCTTCTAATGGGCCGGGTTTGCAGATATAGTTCACGGAcccaaaaaaaacaggcaaaaacgCAATCCACCAAGAAAGTTGTGTAGCTCGCCAAACCAAGCAGCTGGGCATCAGCTCACGACAGCTCCCCATGGTTGAACCACTCAGATACGGTTCCAAATTcagtaaaaaaagaagagaaaaaggaaTCTTACCTTATGATTCATGCAAAAAAAAGACACTTGGAAAAGAGAGAGATACCATAGTTGTTGCTGGCATTCCTATACAAAAAAGAAGACATATCATAAATTGCCACATCAGGTAAAAAACCAAAAATGAACTGACCTTGAGGAAATTAGCTCTTTGTTTAATACAGTTTTGTTCGTTCCATTTTGGTATTTCGGATGCAGTTTCGTTTTTCTTTTGGGAGTGTCTAACTATCATACGTCTGTTTTTCAAAGTGGTTTAGGTTGTTTTTTAGTCCAGTCATTTGATGACATGTGGCGTCATTTGTTTTTTCAGCCCAACTCTCGAATGAAAGGAAAGCGATTGTTTTCGTTTCACTTTCAGGTCGAATTCCCCTTCCCCCCCTCTCGACCTTCTAATGGGCCGGGTTTGCAGATATAGTTCACGGAcccaaaaaaaacaggcaaaaacgCAATCCACCAAGAAAGTTGTGTAGCTCGCCAAACCAAGCAGCTGGGCATCAGCTCACGACAGCTCCCCATGGTTGAACCACTCAGATACGGTTCCAAATTCagtaaaaaaaaagaagagaaaaaggaaTCTTACCTTATGATTCATGCAAAAAAAAGACACTTGGAAAAGAGAGAGATACCATAGTTGTTGCTGGCATTCCTATACAAAAAAGAAGACATATCATAAATTGCCACATCAGGTAAAAAACCAAAAATGAACTGACCTTGAGGAAATTAGCTCTTTGTTTAATACAGTTTTGTTCGTTCCATTTTGGTATTTCGGATGCAGTTTCGTTTTTCTTTTGGGAGTGTCTAACTATCATACGTCTGTTTTTCAAAGTGGTTTAGGTTGTTTTTTAGTCCAGTCATTTGATGACATGTGGCGTCATTTGTTTTTTCAGCCCAACTCTCGAATGAAAGGAAAGCGATTGTTTTCGTTTCACTTTCAGGTCGAATTCCCCTTCCCCCCCCTCTCGACCTTCTAATGGGCCGGGTTTGCAGATATAGTTCACGGAcccaaaaaaaacaggcaaaaacgCAATCCACCAAGAAAGTTGTGTAGCTCGCCAAACCAAGCAGCTGGGCATCAGCTCACGACAGCTCCCCATGGTTGAACCACTCAGATACGGTTCCAAATTCagtaaaaaaaaaagagaaaaaggaatcTTACCTTATGATTCATGCAAAAAAAAAGACACTTGGAAAAGAGAGAGATACCATAGTTGTTGCTGGCATTCCTATACAAAAAAGAAGACATATCATAAATTGCCACATCAGGTAAAAAACCAAAAATGAACTGACCTTGAGGAAATTAGCTCTACAGAAGATCAGTAAGTGCAGACTGACTAAGGTACTGAGGGCACAAAAAGCTGAAGGGACAAATGGCTGAAAACTAcatctacaaaaaaaagacacttggAAAAGAGAGAGATACCATAGTTGTTGCTGGCATTCCTATACAAAAAAGAAGACATATCATAAATTGCCACATCAGGTAAAAAACCAAAAATGAACTGACCTTGAGGAAATTAGCTCTACAGAAGATCAGTAAGTGCAGACTGACTAAGGTACTGAGGGCACAAAAAGCTGAAGGGACAAATGGCTGAAAACTACATCTACAAAAAGCAGTAGGTGAAAACATGACTTCAAAACTGACCACCAGATAAAAACATGAAAtactaaaaaaaggaaaaaaaatcagcaATGCCAAAATGAGATTATCACCCTACTTTAGTTGGAGGGAAAAAAGGGTCATGCCATTTCAAAAAGCGAAATAACAAAGAAAAATTATCTGAGATACTGATTCGTAAAAAAAACAGAAGGTTCAACTGACGAAATACTGATTCATGTAGCTTTAAAAgctaaataaataacaaaacatcacTGGATTACATATTGTTCAATCGACTGTAACAATAAAAAATATGAATGCGCACAGCCTCCTGACTAAACTGTAGCAACTCTTGATGATCATGATCAATTTGAACTCCTCAAAATGTGTTTCGCCTGATGGTGATTAGTACACCATCGCCAACACTAAGGTCCTTCTCAAACAGAAACTCCTTCAACTCCACTTTAAATTCAACTCGACTGTCCATGCAAGTCTTGTACACATGAGTGGTGATCCTCCCTATTTCCAGATGTATGCCAGCCAGACCATCCGCCGCAATCTGGAGACAGAAAACTACCTTGAAATGTATCATATTCCCACTAAACTTGAACCGAATAT from Triticum aestivum cultivar Chinese Spring chromosome 3B, IWGSC CS RefSeq v2.1, whole genome shotgun sequence includes these protein-coding regions:
- the LOC123070298 gene encoding lipid phosphate phosphatase 2, which codes for MQAPACTNAPACPFPFAMMQSHGARIVRLHTYDWVALLLLIAMEGVLNAIEPFHRFVGEGMIADLRYPMKSNTVPVWTVPIVAVIAPMLIFIAIYIWRRNAYDLHHATIGILFSVLITGVLTDAIKNAVGRPRPNFFWRCFPDGIAVYDNITTAVICHGDASVIKEGHKSFPSGHSSWSFAGLGFLSWYLAGKITVFDRRGHVAKLCVVILPLLLAAVIAISRVDDYWHHWQDVFAGGILGMVVASVCYLQFFPPPSDDKGFWPHAHFRDISEREEESQRRRATEMSNSGSTAIVPRQGETGANTSRTLDAMESGT
- the LOC123070299 gene encoding high mobility group B protein 14, producing the protein MKTRSQTTPKPLNTVRLPPVESPRARPRPKPKPRPETRKKGALGDLRRPKKPPTAFFYFMEDFRKTFQVENPSVKAMQDVGKACGEKWNKMAFEEKVKYYDLATERRAEFEKAMAQYNKKKMNGELSEESE